The segment CCATCTCGGTGATCATGCAGGTCTTCTCCTACCGGACTACCGGCCGACGAGTTTTCAGGATGGCGCCCCTCCATCACCACTACGAGCTGAACGGGATGGCGGAGCCGAAGATCATTGTCCGGTTCTGGATCGTCTCCTTTATCCTTGCCCTGCTCTCGCTCACCACGTTGAAGTTGAGGTGAAGGCGTTGAGAAAGGTTTCGAGCTTCGAGTTTCGAGTTTCGAGTGCCACATGTCAGGTTTCACGTTACGAGTTTGGCTTACTCGAAACCTGGAACCCGGAACCCGGAACTGCATGGTGGTAACCATGCTGGATCTGGCCGGTAAACGGGTGGTGGTCGTTGGGTTGGCGCGATCCGGGGAGGCGGCCTGCCGCCTATTGCTCAAACAGGGCGCCACGGTCATCGGCACCGACCGCAGGGGTAAGCGTGAGATCGGCGCTGACCTCTGCAGCCTGGAGCAGGACGGGGTCAGTCTTGAGCTGGGCGAGCAGTACCTGCACTCCTTGCTCTCGGCCGATCTCGTCGTGGTAAGTCCGGGGATCGATCTGCGTGAGCCGCTGTTTCAGCGGGTTCGTGAGGTGGGCATCCCGCTCATCGGTGAGGTCGAACTGGCCTACCGGTACAGTGAAGCCACATTCATCGGGATCACCGGGACCAACGGTAAGAGCACCACCACGACCCTTCTCGGCGCAATTCTGAAGCACGCCGGCATGCCTTCGCATGTGGCCGGCAACATCGGTACCCCCCTCTGCCGAGTGGCGCCTTCCCTCGCGGCGGGTGAGTGTGTGGTCGTGGAGCTATCGAGCTTTCAATTGGAAACGATCGAAGAGTTCAGGCCGCGCGTGGCGTTACTGCTGAATCTCGCTCCTGATCATCTTGATCGCTACGATCAGGTCGAAGACTATTACCAGGCCAAGGCTCGCATCTTCGAGAATCAACGGCCGTCCGACTTTGCCGTCATCAATGCGGACGATCCGCTGGTTCTTCAGGTGTCAGCACGGGCCCGAGGACGGAGGATCGCATTCAGCCGGACCAGGCCGCTCGATACAGGGGCGTATGTTGAAGGCGATCAGCTCATGCTGGCCCTTGACGGGAGGCGAGAGGCCATCTGCCGGGTGTCCGAACTCCAGATCCAGGGGGTACATAACCTGGAGAACGCCCTGGCTGCCGGCCTCGCGGCGGCGGTAGCCGGCGCCCCCACAACAGCGATCCGGATAGCGCTCACCAGTTTCGAAGGGCTGGAACATCGTCTGGAGTTTGTCGCGGAGATCGACGGCGTTCGCTACGTCAACGACTCCAAAGGGACCAATGTTGGGGCGGTTGTCCGATCGCTGGAGAGTTTTACGAACCCCGTTGTGCTCATCGCCGGCGGCAGGGACAAGCATGGCGATTTCGCGCCGCTCATCCCCCTGGTCCGCGAGCGGGTCAAGCGGCTGATCCTGATCGGTGAAGCCGCTGAGACGCTGCGGCGAACGCTGGCCCCCGCGTGTCCGACGGAGGATGCGTCCAGTCTCGAGGAGGCCGTTCGGCGCGCCGCAGCCGCCGCATCACCAGGAGAGGTTGTGCTGCTTTCGCCGGCTTGCGCCAGCTTCGATATGTTTACTGATTTCGAAGAGCGAGGACGCGTGTTCAAGGCGGCGGTACGGGAGCTTCTGCCCCCCGCTTACAGTATACCAGGGCAAGCATGATCGCTAAGCGCCCCTCCTACGATAGGCTGCTATACGGTGTCTCGCTGGTGCTGGTCTTGATTGGTATCGTCATGGTCTATAGCGCGAGCGCCATCAAGGCCCAGGATAAATACGGCGATCCATTCTTTTTCCTGAAGAAGCAGATCCTCTGGGCCGTGATCGGGATCGCGGTCATGGTCTGGGCCATGTACCGCGACTACCGGACATTTCAGCGGTATGCGCCCCTGTTGTTCTTAGTCTCGCTGTGCCTTCTCTCCCTGGTGCTGATCCCGTCAATCGGGGTCAAGGTCAACAGCGCACAGCGGTGGCTCCGGCTGTTCGGGGTCTCCTTTCAACCTTCCGAGCTTGCCAGGCTCTCCATCGTTCTACTCATGGCCAGGATCCTCGCCAGAAGCGCCGATCGGGAGGAGAACTTCACCAAACGCTTCCTCAAACCGCTGAGCCTTGCCGGACTCGTTTGCGGCCTGATTGTGTTTCAGCCCCACATTGGGATGGCGGCGGTCCTGATGTGTGCAGTCTTGGCGCTGTGTTTTGTGGCAGGCGTCCGTCTCAGTCACCTGAGCATTATTGTTCTCGTGGTCGTGACGCTTGCCTCCATGTTCGTCATGGCGCAGCCGTATGCCAGAACGCGAGTGATGACGCTGTTGGACCCTAATCACGCCTCATCCCAAGCAGCGCATCAGATCCACCAGTCAATCACCGCATCGGGATCGGGGGGACTTCTGGGGCGGGGGCTCGGCGACAGCTTTGGGAAACTGGGTTATCTGCCCGAGTCCCACACCGAGTTCATCTTTGCCGTCGTCGGGGAGGAGACAGGTTTCGTGGGGGCTCTGCTGGTGGTCTTCCTCTTCGGTATTATCCTGTGGCGCGGGACCCGGATCGCACTCCGGGCGCCTGATCTGTTCGGCGCCTATGTGGCGATGGGAATTACCTTTAGCATCGTTACACAGGCCGTCATCAACTTTGGGGTGGTTGTCGGACTGCTACCCATTACGGGTTTGCCTTTGCCGTTGGTCAGCTTCGGTGGCACATCCCTGATCACCACCTGTTTAGGTATCGGGATCCTGCTCAGCATCTCCCGTTACCAGGCGGCGAGAGGACGACTCGCGTGAAGGCCATCATTACAGGAGGTGGGACTGGCGGTCACCTCTTTCCTGCCATTGCGTTAGCCGAGGAGCTCAGGTCAAGAAGGACAGACGTGTCGCTCCTATTTGTTGGCGTCGAGGGAGGAATTGAGGCATCTTTGCTGGCTACGAGAGGTTGGGACTTCGAAGGGATCAGGGCTTCCGGCCTACAGGGCAAGCGCCTCCTGTCGCGGCTTAGGAGCCTCACGCTGATCCCCTCAGGCCTCATCCGGGCTCTATCGATCCTTAGACGGTTCCGTCCCGATGTTGTGGTTGGGTTTGGTGGCTACGCCTCGGCTGCCATGGTACTGTCGGGAGTGCTTGCGAGGGTCCCGACCGTGATCCATGAACAGAACGCCTTGCCAGGGCTTGCCAATCGATGGTTGGGGAGGATCGTTGATAGCGTCGCGGTTGCCTTCGAAGAGGCATCTGATTTTTTCCCCAAGAGTAAGGTGCGGGTGACCGGTAATCCAGTCCGAGCGGAGCTCTTCGGCGTGAGCAGGGCAGAGGCAGCGACCCGCTTGGGTCTCGATCCAAATCGATTCACCCTTCTGATCTTCGGTGGCAGCCAGGGGGCTCACCGGCTGAACCAGGCGGTTATGGAGGCGCTCCCTAAGCTTACAGACGAGCGAGAGCGGATCCAGTTCATCCATGCCACGGGTCCGCGCGACCTTTCTCTTGTCCGGCAAGGGTATGACGCTCTTGGATATTCCGCGGCGGTAGAGCCGTTCTTTCAGGCGATGGCCGTGGCGTATGCCATCGCCGACCTCTGTTTCTGTCGGGCCGGCGCCGGCACGGTGGCAGAGCTCTGCGCCCTGGGGAAGCCGTCGGTACTCGTTCCGTTCCCCTTTGCTGCTAACGATCACCAGCGCTACAATGCTGAAGCGCTGGTCGCCTCCGGCGGAGCCCGGATGGTGCTGGACCACGATCTAAGTGGTGCCACGGTAGCCGAGATCATACGGACGTTTCTTCGCGACAGAGAGGGACTTGAGGTCATGGCACACAGGGCGAAGAGCTTAGAGAAGCCGGACGCGGCGATCCGCTTAGCCGATCTCGTGACGCTGACTGCGTGCCAGGCGCCAGGCGCCAAGTTCTACGTCGGGTTCCAGGTTTCACATGCCAGGTTCCACGTTGGAGATCCGAAACCCAAAACTCGAAACCCAAAACTCGAAACTGGAAACTGCAGCGATGTTTAAGAAGATCCGGCACATCCACTTCGTAGGGATTGGGGGAGTCGGGATGAGCGGGATTGCCGAAGTTCTCTACAATCTTGGCTATCAGGTTAGCGGCTCCGACCTGAAGGTGTCAGAGCATGCCCTTCGTCTCCGGGAGTTGGGTGTGACCGTACAGATCGGCCACGATCCCGCCCATGTAATGGATGCCGACGTCGTGGTCCGCTCCTCGGCGGTCTCTCCAGAGAATCCCGAGATTGTCGCGGCGAAGGTCCATGCTATCCCGGTCATTCAGCGGGCTGAGATGCTGGCCGAGCTGATGCGGATGAAGAAGTATGGCGTGGCCGTTGCCGGCACCCATGGGAAGACCACGACAACCTCCATGGTGGCCACGGTCCTGGCCAAGGCTGGCCTTGACCCTACCGTGGTCATCGGGGGCAAGCTGGATGCGCTTGGCAGCAATGCGAAGCTCGGGCAGGGCGAGTTCATGGTCGCGGAGGCCGATGAGAGCGACGGCTCTTTTCTCAAGCTGGCTCCCACCATCGCTGTGGTGACCACCATCGACGCCGAGCACCTCGATTACTACCGCGACCTGCAACAGATCAAGGAGACGTTCCTCGAATTCATCAATAAAGTCCCCTTCTACGGCTCCGCTATTCTGTGTCTCGATCAAGAAGAGATCCGAGACCTGTTGCCCAGGGTGCAGAAACGCATTGTCTCGTATGCCTGTAACGCGCGGGCTGATTTGACGGCAGAGGGGGTCTCGCTCACCGGACTCAGCTCCATCTTCAAGGTGAGGTTCAGGGGAGAGCCTCTGGGGGAGGTGCAACTCAGGGTTCCCGGGTTGCACAATGTGTCGAATGCGTTGGCAGCGATAGCAGTAGGCCTCGAGCTGGAGATCGAATTTGCCGAGATCCGGACGGCGCTCGGGGAGTTCTCCGGTGTCGCTCGGCGCTTCCAGGTGAGGGGGAGTCCTCAGGACATCATGGTGGTGGACGACTACGCCCATCACCCGGCAGAGATCCAGGCCACGCTACAGGCGGCCAGGGCTGGATTTGAGCGGCGACTGATCGCCGTCTTCCAGCCGCATCGTTATACCAGGACCTTCAGGCTCCTCCCCGAGTTTGCTTCCGCTTTCGATCTGGCCGATCAGGTGATCATCACCGAGATCTACCCGGCGGGAGAGGCGCCGATTGTCGGCGTCTCCGGCAGACAGCTTGCGGACGTGATTGCCAGCCGGAGAGGGCCAAAGGTCCTGTACGTGGAACGCAAGGAGGAGATCCCGGATCGGGTCGTTGATCTGGCCCGTCCTGGCGACCTGGTCATCACTATGGGCGCGGGAGACATCTGGAAGGCCAGCGAGCAGATTGTCGGCCGACTGCAAGAAAGGGTATAGGGTAGAGGGTGGAGGGTATAGGGTTTAGGAAAAGCACTGATGCTGAGGTTTATACCCTACACCCTAAACCCTATACCCTAACTATGAGGGTACAGGAGATGGCGGCGGGGCAGCTCAAGTTGTCGGAACGGCTTCGAGGCGTGATCAAGGGAACGATCCTCACTGAAGAGCCGCTCTCCCTGCACACCTACTTCCGGATCGGCGGCCCAGCCGAGGCGATGGTCTACCCTGCTGGCCTTGAAGATCTGAAAGCCTTACTCAAGGTGGCGCGGGACGAGGCGATTCCTCTCCTGATCCTCGGTGGTGGAAGTAACGTGCTGGTGTTAGATGGAGGGGTCAGGGGTCTGGTCATCAACCTCTCACGAACCTTCCTGGAGCTTGAGGTCTCCGGCGAACAGATCAGGTGTGGGGCCAGTGTGCGGACAAGCCGTCTGCTGGCCTTCTCTGCAATGAGCAGCTTGACCGGTCTCGAAGGGCTGTCAGGTGTGCCGGGAACCGTCGGAGGGGCGATCAAGGGGAATGCCGGGACGCCATTAGGCGCCATCGTCGATCATCTTGACTGGATTCGCCTTGTGGACGGCTTAGGCGAGGAGCAACATCTTACGCGGGAGGAGCTCGGCCCGGTTTACAGACACTGTACCATTCCGGCAGGTTCAGCGATCGTTGAGGCCTGTTTCACGCTTCGGAGGGGAAGGGCGGCAGAGATCAGGGGGACGATCTCGACGTTGCTGGCGAGGAGGAATCTGACGCAACCTGTGGAGGTCAGGTCCGCCGGTTGTTTCTTCAAGAACCCTCCGGGGGACTTCGCGGGGCGTCTGGTAGAGCAGGCGGGGCTAAAGGGACTGCGGCGAGGAGGAGCCCAGATCTCTGAGAAACACGGTAACTTTATCGTGAATCTCGGCGGGGCTACGGCGGCAGATGTGTTATGGCTAATCGAGCGAGCCAGAGCCCTAGTGATGGTCAAGACAGGAGTGGAGCTTGAACTGGAGATCCAGGTCGTCGGATCGCCCACCGCGAGTTGATGAGGGTGTTGGATTTCGCCCAAATCGGCGCTTCCTGAGATTGGTACCGGCGAGATCAGGATGGTGGCGGAAGGACGTGACTCGCAAGGGCCGAAGGATTGATTCGCGCCTCAGGTGGGGTGCGAACGCAACCATCCTCTCTGTGCTGCTGGTCGTGCTTGGATGGCTGGTTTGGCAGCAGGTTCCACGCACTACGCCCATGCGCTATTTTCTGATTAGCGATCTCATCGTTGAAGGAAACAGACAAGTGCCTACAGCGGCGATTATCGATAGCTTGGCCCTGCCCGCCCATGCTGGCATCCTCCAGGTCGATTTGAAGGAGGTGGCGGCGGCCATTCTACGCAATCCCTGGATCAAAACGGCCAGGGTGAGCAGACGTCTTCCAGCAACCCTACTGGTTCACGTGTCGGAGCGCGCGCCATCCGCAGTTGTGGCGGTAGATCGTCCCTACCTCGTCAGTGAGGATGGGCTCATCCTGCAGGAGGCTTCACCCGCGGAGATGTCCGACCTCCCGATGTTGAAGCTCCACGCCGATCACCCACTCGAGACGGGGGGGCGGATCGATCCCGCTCGCATCGAACAGGGGATTTATCTATGGCAGCGGTTTCATCAGGGCGCCTTAGGACCGGATGTGCAGGTGAGAGAGATTCAATTGGAGGGCGATGGGAGCTACACCGTTTTACTGGACCACGGGTTGCCATACCTGCGTTTCGGAGAGAAGGATGGCTTGCAGCAGCAGTTGGATCGGTTGGCGCGGGCGCTTGAGATGCGCGGGACCACCCTGCGCGAGTTGGAATATGTCGATCTCAGATTCTCCGATAAGGTCATCGTGAAGCCGCTTCCGAAGGAGGGCGCATGACCCGAAGGGGCGAGCTCGTGATAGGGCTCGACATCGGCACGACCAAGATCTGCGTCATCGTCGCTGAAGTGACGGAGAACGGGGTCGAAATCGTCGGATGCGGGATCAGTCCATCGCGGGGCCTGAAGAAGGGCATCGTCGTCAACATCGATGTGACCGTTGAGTCGATCAAGCAAGCAGTCGAGGCAGCGGAGGCGATGGCAGGAGTCGCCCTGGATTCCGCATTTGTGGGGATCGCCGGAGGCCACATCAAGGGGATTAATAGCCGGGGGGTCATCGCTATCTCCGGTAAGAACCAGGAGATCACTCAGAGCGATGTGGATCGGGTCATTGAGGCGGCCAAGGCCATCACGCTGCCTGCCGATCGCCGAGTGATCCACGTCATCCCGCAAGAGTTCATTATCGACGATCAGGGGGGGGTGAAGGAACCGGTTGGAATGAGCGGATCTCGGCTCGAGGCCGAGATCCATATCGTGACGGGAGCCGTCGCCTCGGCAGAAAATATCATCAAGTGCGCGACCAGGGCTGGGCTGGAGGTGCGGGATATCGTGTTGCAGCCGCTGGCCTCCAGTGAAGCGACGCTGACCGCAGATGAAAAAGAGTTGGGAGTGATCCTGATAGATATCGGCGGCGGGACCACTGATATCGCTGTCTTCGTGGATGGGAGCATCCGCCACACTGCGGTGCTGCCGCTGGGCGGCGACCATCTGACCCATGACATTGCCATTGGACTCAGGACCCCTCCCCAGTGTGCCGAGCAGATCAAGCGCCAGTACGGTTGCGCCCTGGCCTCTCTCGTGGTGGGTGAGGATGCGGTGGAGGTCCCGAGCGTTGGCGGCCGTAAGCCTCGTCTGCTCTCGCGGCAGATGTTGTGCGAGATCGTTCAGCCAAGAATGGTGGAGATCCTCACATATGCAAGTCAGGAAGTGAAACGAGCCGGGCTGATGCAACAGATAGCCGCCGGGGTTGTGGTCACTGGTGGATCCTCGGCGATGACGGGTGTGCCGGAGCTAGCCGAACAGATCTTCGACCTGCCGGTGCGGCTGGGGATACCGTCTGGCGTTGGCGGCTTGAAGGAAGTGGTAAGCTCACCGATGCATGCAACCGGCGTGGGCCTGGTGCTGTACGGCGCGGCGCATCTTAACCAGCATCGGTTTAGCAGGCCATCAGAACAAAGCCTGGTGGACAAGATCATCAAGCGGATGAGGCAGTGGTTTAGCGATTTTCTGTAAGTTCCAACATCCAATAACCGCTTTCGGGGGGAGGTGGAAATGCCATTTGCGCTGGAGATCGATGCCGAGCACGCGGCCAAGATCAAGGTGATCGGAGTTGGGGGCGGGGGATCCAATGCGGTAAATCGGATGTCGACATCGAATTTTACCGGGGTTGATTTCTTTATAGTCAACACTGACACGCAAGCGCTCAGGATGTCTTCCGTGGGCGCCAAGCTTCAGATCGGCGCCAACGTCACTGGGGGTCGTGGAGCAGGGGCGAATCCGGAGATCGGGCGACAAGCGGCGCTTGAGGATACCGACAAGATCCGAGCCCTCTTGGAAGGCGCTGACATGGTGTTTATCACCGCTGGTATGGGTGGCGGGACAGGAACCGGCGCCGCGCCTATCATCGCGAATCTCGCCAAAGAGTTGGGCATCCTGACAGTTGGGGTAGTGACCAAGCCATTCGGCTTCGAGGGCAAGACCAGAGAGGTTCAAGCAGCCCGGGGACTTGCTGCGCTGTGCGAGAGCGTCGATGCCTTGATCACTATCCCGAACCAGCGGCTGCTACAGGTGGTGGAGCGACAGACCTCGCTGACCGATGCTTTTAAGATTGCCGACGATGTATTGCGCCAGGCGGTGCAAGGGATTGCAGACCTCATTGTGGTGCCGGGTCTGATCAACCTGGACTTTGCCGATGTCAAGACCATTATGGCGCAGCGTGGGATTGCGATGATGGGCATCGGAGTTGCGTCAGGGGAGAGCGCAGCCTCCGAAGCTGCCGCAAGAGCTATTAACAGCCCGCTCCTGGAAAATATTTCAATCGATGGCGCCAGGGGCGTCCTCATTAACATCACCGGCGGTCCGACGCTCTCATTGTACGAGGTGAACGAGGCCAGCTCTACGATCTCTATGGCGGCCCATCAAGATGCTAACATCATTTTCGGAGCGGTGATCGACGAATCGCTCAACGATGAAGTCTGTGTGACGGTGATTGCCACCGGGTTCGAGGCCACTACCGCGGTGAGAGAGGATGGGTCCTCAAATATGGTCGAAATGAAGATGTACGCATCCAGAGCAGCGGAGCGTGGAGGTTTCCTTAGGAAGCGCGGGGCGGTTGGGCATGAGACCTCCGATGATCAATTTAATCTCCGCGATCTGGAGCTCAGACCCCAGGACCTTAATGAGGACGAGCTGGACATCCCGACCTTTTTGCGGCGCCAAGCCGATTAACCATTCCCGGAAAAGCTCTTCCTCGATGCGAGCCATGGAAGGGAGGATGCGTCAATGAGGCGACTTAGCATACTGTTCAGGCTACTTCTATGTTCAGGCAGTTTGACGGTGACCTGTCCACACTGCTTGTTGCCGATCGGCGGATCGGAGAATGTCTGTCCGAACTGTCGTCGGCTGTTACGGTTTGAGGGGATTGCGGAGCTCCGGGCGAATAGCCATCCGGATCACGCCTTACGGCGGTGCGCGTAGGGGCGGGGGTGAAGAAGGGTAAGCTTGGCGGAACGGGTGAGAGATCGGGTTGAGCAGGTAAGGCGTCGGATGGCCGAGGCGGCCCGCCGCGCCGGTCGGGACCCTGATGAGGTGGAGCTGGTTGCCGTCACCAAGACCGTGTCGGTTCCCCTTATCCGAGAGGCGGTTGATGCTGGTGCGATACTGCTGGGCGAGAATAGGGTTCAAGAGGCTTCGGAGAAGATTGCCCTCCTGAGCTCGCTCCCGGTCACATGGCATCTGATCGGTCATTTACAGACGAATAAGAGTCGCTCTGCTGCCGAGATGTTTGATCTGATCCATTCGCTCGACTCTTTGAGGCTTGCTGCCGCTCTGGACCGGCAGGGGGCATCTTTACGGAAGCAGGTACGGGTTCTCGTAGAGGTAAACCTGGAGGGAGAGCCCAGTAAGTCCGGCATCATTGAAACTGACCTCTTGCCTTTGCTCCAAGCCTGCCGGCAGT is part of the Candidatus Methylomirabilis limnetica genome and harbors:
- the murD gene encoding UDP-N-acetylmuramoyl-L-alanine--D-glutamate ligase, which translates into the protein MVVTMLDLAGKRVVVVGLARSGEAACRLLLKQGATVIGTDRRGKREIGADLCSLEQDGVSLELGEQYLHSLLSADLVVVSPGIDLREPLFQRVREVGIPLIGEVELAYRYSEATFIGITGTNGKSTTTTLLGAILKHAGMPSHVAGNIGTPLCRVAPSLAAGECVVVELSSFQLETIEEFRPRVALLLNLAPDHLDRYDQVEDYYQAKARIFENQRPSDFAVINADDPLVLQVSARARGRRIAFSRTRPLDTGAYVEGDQLMLALDGRREAICRVSELQIQGVHNLENALAAGLAAAVAGAPTTAIRIALTSFEGLEHRLEFVAEIDGVRYVNDSKGTNVGAVVRSLESFTNPVVLIAGGRDKHGDFAPLIPLVRERVKRLILIGEAAETLRRTLAPACPTEDASSLEEAVRRAAAAASPGEVVLLSPACASFDMFTDFEERGRVFKAAVRELLPPAYSIPGQA
- the ftsW gene encoding putative lipid II flippase FtsW; the encoded protein is MIAKRPSYDRLLYGVSLVLVLIGIVMVYSASAIKAQDKYGDPFFFLKKQILWAVIGIAVMVWAMYRDYRTFQRYAPLLFLVSLCLLSLVLIPSIGVKVNSAQRWLRLFGVSFQPSELARLSIVLLMARILARSADREENFTKRFLKPLSLAGLVCGLIVFQPHIGMAAVLMCAVLALCFVAGVRLSHLSIIVLVVVTLASMFVMAQPYARTRVMTLLDPNHASSQAAHQIHQSITASGSGGLLGRGLGDSFGKLGYLPESHTEFIFAVVGEETGFVGALLVVFLFGIILWRGTRIALRAPDLFGAYVAMGITFSIVTQAVINFGVVVGLLPITGLPLPLVSFGGTSLITTCLGIGILLSISRYQAARGRLA
- the murG gene encoding undecaprenyldiphospho-muramoylpentapeptide beta-N-acetylglucosaminyltransferase, with amino-acid sequence MKAIITGGGTGGHLFPAIALAEELRSRRTDVSLLFVGVEGGIEASLLATRGWDFEGIRASGLQGKRLLSRLRSLTLIPSGLIRALSILRRFRPDVVVGFGGYASAAMVLSGVLARVPTVIHEQNALPGLANRWLGRIVDSVAVAFEEASDFFPKSKVRVTGNPVRAELFGVSRAEAATRLGLDPNRFTLLIFGGSQGAHRLNQAVMEALPKLTDERERIQFIHATGPRDLSLVRQGYDALGYSAAVEPFFQAMAVAYAIADLCFCRAGAGTVAELCALGKPSVLVPFPFAANDHQRYNAEALVASGGARMVLDHDLSGATVAEIIRTFLRDREGLEVMAHRAKSLEKPDAAIRLADLVTLTACQAPGAKFYVGFQVSHARFHVGDPKPKTRNPKLETGNCSDV
- the murC gene encoding UDP-N-acetylmuramate--L-alanine ligase — encoded protein: MFKKIRHIHFVGIGGVGMSGIAEVLYNLGYQVSGSDLKVSEHALRLRELGVTVQIGHDPAHVMDADVVVRSSAVSPENPEIVAAKVHAIPVIQRAEMLAELMRMKKYGVAVAGTHGKTTTTSMVATVLAKAGLDPTVVIGGKLDALGSNAKLGQGEFMVAEADESDGSFLKLAPTIAVVTTIDAEHLDYYRDLQQIKETFLEFINKVPFYGSAILCLDQEEIRDLLPRVQKRIVSYACNARADLTAEGVSLTGLSSIFKVRFRGEPLGEVQLRVPGLHNVSNALAAIAVGLELEIEFAEIRTALGEFSGVARRFQVRGSPQDIMVVDDYAHHPAEIQATLQAARAGFERRLIAVFQPHRYTRTFRLLPEFASAFDLADQVIITEIYPAGEAPIVGVSGRQLADVIASRRGPKVLYVERKEEIPDRVVDLARPGDLVITMGAGDIWKASEQIVGRLQERV
- the murB gene encoding UDP-N-acetylmuramate dehydrogenase, with translation MAAGQLKLSERLRGVIKGTILTEEPLSLHTYFRIGGPAEAMVYPAGLEDLKALLKVARDEAIPLLILGGGSNVLVLDGGVRGLVINLSRTFLELEVSGEQIRCGASVRTSRLLAFSAMSSLTGLEGLSGVPGTVGGAIKGNAGTPLGAIVDHLDWIRLVDGLGEEQHLTREELGPVYRHCTIPAGSAIVEACFTLRRGRAAEIRGTISTLLARRNLTQPVEVRSAGCFFKNPPGDFAGRLVEQAGLKGLRRGGAQISEKHGNFIVNLGGATAADVLWLIERARALVMVKTGVELELEIQVVGSPTAS
- a CDS encoding cell division protein FtsQ/DivIB yields the protein MTRKGRRIDSRLRWGANATILSVLLVVLGWLVWQQVPRTTPMRYFLISDLIVEGNRQVPTAAIIDSLALPAHAGILQVDLKEVAAAILRNPWIKTARVSRRLPATLLVHVSERAPSAVVAVDRPYLVSEDGLILQEASPAEMSDLPMLKLHADHPLETGGRIDPARIEQGIYLWQRFHQGALGPDVQVREIQLEGDGSYTVLLDHGLPYLRFGEKDGLQQQLDRLARALEMRGTTLRELEYVDLRFSDKVIVKPLPKEGA
- the ftsA gene encoding cell division protein FtsA, which gives rise to MTRRGELVIGLDIGTTKICVIVAEVTENGVEIVGCGISPSRGLKKGIVVNIDVTVESIKQAVEAAEAMAGVALDSAFVGIAGGHIKGINSRGVIAISGKNQEITQSDVDRVIEAAKAITLPADRRVIHVIPQEFIIDDQGGVKEPVGMSGSRLEAEIHIVTGAVASAENIIKCATRAGLEVRDIVLQPLASSEATLTADEKELGVILIDIGGGTTDIAVFVDGSIRHTAVLPLGGDHLTHDIAIGLRTPPQCAEQIKRQYGCALASLVVGEDAVEVPSVGGRKPRLLSRQMLCEIVQPRMVEILTYASQEVKRAGLMQQIAAGVVVTGGSSAMTGVPELAEQIFDLPVRLGIPSGVGGLKEVVSSPMHATGVGLVLYGAAHLNQHRFSRPSEQSLVDKIIKRMRQWFSDFL
- the ftsZ gene encoding cell division protein FtsZ, which encodes MPFALEIDAEHAAKIKVIGVGGGGSNAVNRMSTSNFTGVDFFIVNTDTQALRMSSVGAKLQIGANVTGGRGAGANPEIGRQAALEDTDKIRALLEGADMVFITAGMGGGTGTGAAPIIANLAKELGILTVGVVTKPFGFEGKTREVQAARGLAALCESVDALITIPNQRLLQVVERQTSLTDAFKIADDVLRQAVQGIADLIVVPGLINLDFADVKTIMAQRGIAMMGIGVASGESAASEAAARAINSPLLENISIDGARGVLINITGGPTLSLYEVNEASSTISMAAHQDANIIFGAVIDESLNDEVCVTVIATGFEATTAVREDGSSNMVEMKMYASRAAERGGFLRKRGAVGHETSDDQFNLRDLELRPQDLNEDELDIPTFLRRQAD
- a CDS encoding YggS family pyridoxal phosphate-dependent enzyme → MAERVRDRVEQVRRRMAEAARRAGRDPDEVELVAVTKTVSVPLIREAVDAGAILLGENRVQEASEKIALLSSLPVTWHLIGHLQTNKSRSAAEMFDLIHSLDSLRLAAALDRQGASLRKQVRVLVEVNLEGEPSKSGIIETDLLPLLQACRQFTHLAVEGLMAIPPFRRNPQEVRPFFRKLRWLRDQAAKACPDYPLRHLSMGMSHDYEIAIEEGATLVRVGTAIFEERPVI